In Plasmodium yoelii strain 17X genome assembly, chromosome: 6, one DNA window encodes the following:
- a CDS encoding SNARE protein, putative, producing MSYKNHLSGNSRYIEDENVGNTEKKIKDNILLIKKNMIYAEENLENLKNNLISKRIIESLHEEIHQIYVKVIETENLFRDWEIKFSENPFEKQKKKYIFEKLNIHFKNEVNKLENISLNVKRAANELPNIENGEMRQNLNHIKKKNSQKTNSNGNIYGNGNGNGNGNGNGNGNGNGNGNGNYYNSSSFISSEFGEDNFILNLDKTYENNEEFIESSNFYDYELDQFNENDLLIESEIANERYKGIKKIQGQVAQAQEVFKDLANLVFSQKETLDSLNNNIYETNVNTFNTTKELKKTYNSVRQQRISWCLAFITIGIFIYFIYFKLMHITILG from the coding sequence atgtcatATAAAAATCACCTAAGTGGAAACAGTAGATATATAGAAGATGAAAATGTGGGAAatactgaaaaaaaaataaaagacaatattttactaataaaaaaaaatatgatatatgcCGAAGAGAATTTAGAAAActtaaaaaacaatttaataTCAAAAAGAATAATTGAGTCATTACATGAAGAAATACAtcaaatatatgtaaaagtTATAGAAACTGAAAATTTATTTCGTGATTGGGAAATAAAGTTTTCTGAAAATCCAtttgaaaaacaaaaaaaaaaatatatttttgaaaaattaaatatacattttaaaaatgaagtTAATAAATTAGAGAATATATCATTGAATGTGAAAAGAGCAGCTAATGAGTTGccaaatatagaaaatggagAAATGCGTCAAAATTtgaatcatataaaaaaaaaaaattcccaAAAAACGAATAGCAATGGTAATATATATGGCAATGGCAATGGAAATGGAAATGGTAATGGAAATGGTAATGGAAATGGAAATGGAAATGGAAAtggaaattattataatagtaGTAGTTTTATTTCTAGCGAATTTGGTGaagataattttattttaaatttggATAAaacatatgaaaataatgaagaattTATAGAATCCtcaaatttttatgattatgAATTAGATCAgtttaatgaaaatgatttaTTAATAGAAAGCGAAATAGCTAATGAGCGATAtaaaggaattaaaaaaattcaagGTCAAGTTGCACAAGCTCAAGAAGTTTTTAAAGATTTGGCAAATCTTGTATTTTCTCAAAAAGAAACATTAGAtagtttaaataataatatatatgaaacgAATGTAAATACATTTAACACTActaaagaattaaaaaaaacttataatagTGTAAGACAACAACGTATTTCATGGTGCTTAGCCTTTATAACAATaggaatatttatatattttatttatttcaaattAATGCATATAACCATACTTGGATAA